A genomic segment from Amia ocellicauda isolate fAmiCal2 chromosome 13, fAmiCal2.hap1, whole genome shotgun sequence encodes:
- the arhgef38 gene encoding rho guanine nucleotide exchange factor 38 yields MDHAKEAGAKDNVFKRRPRLLLRPKLYLERRKTDSIVADDNCKGDINIGTLVRRSQSDRTEYSTKLKEKMAPLDLSAPASPASPALSPQETRLRKMLRRSKVIQELVQTERDYLTDLELCIREVVQPLRELQVVDVDRLFTNIDSVCNVSAELLFKLKMATAEPDPELQKIGDIFIQNKAELEEVYKIYCYHHDDANSLLKTYEKDEEIRQRFRACVASLKQIYDSEGKPNLLDMGSLLIKPVQRVMKYPLLLGELWNATPDEHPDRWPLEEALTTVKIINININEFRRRKDIVMKYKKPDEEATLMEKLNRFTIHSIKKKSTRAIMKMFPGVESQVKDEIFDREEKVFRNLDKAVRQLVKNVCCYLHHTQEIISVAVQNVQDLENILQDPDELDTNGSKYRKNDDNPYLHFKDKLERLVLTPLSVLQAMFVAPQKLIQKRYDKLLDCCSRTERPSSEEPGFARRDFEALNAQMVEELQRFNTAARTILNNCVCCLAALLRDLMRSAQQKSPPIQQLPAPLSNISEVQTSVMEQLNNLLFVKENAQKLMERKVSFEKPRKVLPEIPRQSEAQRTRLLTSYPVEQLYQLKRNCNATQEHDVSLFEGELVAVVEQTDPLGSTSRWLVDTGGPQGYVYSSFLKPYNPTRDLNGSIPEQHDDFDNISLFVSGSAGGSLRRYRGDRGDRGDRGSTVSEQPDTEALEGTGSDDQQFYAVYAFQARCEQELSLQEYQHVRILKFCDLSGNKEWWLAESDGHKGYVPANYLGRMSYA; encoded by the exons ATGGATCACGCCAAGGAAGCCGGGGCGAAGGACAATGTGTTCAAAAGGCGGCCCCGGCTCTTGCTGAGGCCCAAGCTGTATCTGGAGAGGAGGAAAACGGACTCGATCGTGGCCGATGACAACTGCAAAGGAGACATAAACATCGGCACCCTGGTCAGGAGGAGCCAGTCGGACAGGACAGAGTACAGCACCAAACTCAAAG AGAAGATGGCTCCCTTGGATCTATCCGCCCCAGCTTCCCCAGCCTCTCCGGCCCTCAGCCCGCAGGAGACCCGGCTGAGGAAGATGCTCCGGAGGTCCAAAGTAATCCAGGAGCTGGTCCAGACGGAACGAGACTATCTCACTGATTTGGAGCTGTGTATCAGAGAGGTGGTTCAGCCGTTGAGAGAATTACAG GTGGTGGACGTGGACCGGCTGTTCACCAACATCGACTCTGTATGCAACGTGTCCGCAGAGCTGCTGTTCAAGCTGAAGATGGCCACGGCCGAGCCCGACCCAGAACTGCAGAAAATAG GTGACATCTTCATACAGAACAAAGCCGAGCTAGAGGAGGTCTACAAGATCTACTGCTACCATCACGACGACGCCAACAGTTTACTCAAAACCTACGAGAAAGACGAGGAAATCAGACAGAGGTTCAGGGCCTGCGTAGCGTCCCTGAA ACAAATATATGACAGTGA AGGAAAGCCGAACCTGTTAGACATGGGCTCCCTGCTCATCAAGCCCGTGCAGCGAGTGATGAAGTACCCGCTGCTGCTGGGCGAGCTGTGGAACGCCACCCCGGACGAACACCCCGACCGGTGGCCCCTGGAGGAGGCCCTGACCACCGTGAAGATcatcaacatcaacatcaatgaGTTTAGACGGAGGAAAGACATCG TGATGAAGTACAAGAAGCCTGACGAGGAGGCGACGCTGATGGAGAAGCTAAACAGGTTTACTATCCACTCCATCAAGAAAAAGTCAACCAGGGCCATCATGAAAATGTTCCCCGGAGTCGAGTCGCAG GTGAAGGATGAGATCTTCGACAGAGAAGAAAAGGTCTTCCGCAATCTCGACAAGGCCGTTCGACAGCTAGTAAAGAACGTCTGCTGTTACCTCCATCACACACAG GAAATTATCTCAGTGGCCGTCCAAAATGTCCAGGACCTTGAGAATATTCTACAGGATCCAGACGAACTTGATACCAACGGTTCAAAGTACAGGAAGAACGACGACAACCCATATTTGCATTTT AAAGACAAACTGGAGCGGTTGGTGCTGACCCCGCTGTCGGTGCTACAGGCCATGTTCGTGGCGCCGCAGAAGCTCATCCAGAAACGCTACGACAAGCTGCTGGACTGCTGCAGCCGCACAGAGCGCCCTTCCAGCGAGGAGCCAGGCTTCGCGCGCCGCGACTTCGAGGCCCTGAACGCCCAGATGGTGGAGGAGCTGCAGAGGTTCAACACCGCGGCCCGGACCATCCTGAACAACTGCGTGTGCTGCCTGGCCGCCCTGCTGCGGGACCTCATGCGCTCAGCACAGCAGAAGTCGCCGCCGATACAGCAGCTGCCC GCTCCTTTATCGAACATCAGTGAAGTCCAGACCAGTGTGATGGAGCAGCTGAACAACCTGCTCTTCGTGAAGGAAAATGCTCAGAAGTTAATGGAGCGCAAAGTGAGCTTCGAGAAACCCAGGAAAGTGCTG CCCGAGATCCCCCGCCAATCCGAAGCTCAGCGCACCCGGCTGCTCACCAGCTACCCGGTGGAGCAGCTGTACCAGCTGAAACGCAACTGCAACGCCACGCAGGAGCACGATGTCAGCCTGTTTGAGGGGGAGCTGGTGGCCGTGGTGGAGCAGACGGACCCCCTGGGCAGCACCAGCAGATGGCTGGTCGACACGGGCG GCCCCCAGGGATACGTCTACTCCTCGTTCCTGAAGCCGTACAACCCGACGCGCGACCTCAACGGCAGCATCCCAGAGCAGCACGACGACTTCGACAACATCAGCCTTTTCGTGTCGGGCAGCGCGGGCGGCAGCCTGAGGAGATACAGGGGCGACAGAGGCGACAGGGGCGACAGAGGCTCAACCGTGAGTGAGCAGCCCGACACGGAGGCCCTGGAGGGGACAGGCAGCGATGACCAGCAG TTCTACGCCGTCTACGCATTTCAAGCGCGCTGCGAACAGGAGCTGAGCCTGCAGGAGTACCAGCACGTGCGCATCCTCAAGTTCTGTGACCTGAGCGGGAACAAGGAGTGGTGGCTGGCG